A window of the Thermoleophilia bacterium SCSIO 60948 genome harbors these coding sequences:
- a CDS encoding class I SAM-dependent DNA methyltransferase encodes MSGEEIRAALTKFVARWSVREGNERKEAQTFLNELFECFGTRLTDVADFERYQPGRGFADLLWDRVCVIEMKSATESRRLSQHRRQAFDYWELAADRARNLPSPPYVVLCSFKRFEIWEPGRFPREPRATFDLDELPDRFTSLLFLAGDEPVFAARQEAVTIDAAARLGRLFAALDERREGDPDERRRFVLQCVWCMFAEDLGQIPAYGFTRIVDDLLAHPQRSSADDLGRLFEVLNDPARERPRGGVYAGVPYVNGSLFGRPMRLDLGPEELTLLREAAASNWREVQPSIFGSLLQDVFGREKQWQLGAHYTHEAEIQKVVDPTIVRPWRERIDNITTFRDVSRAQADLMRYVVLDPACGSGNFLYVAYRELRRIEAELGKLAERLATEEGRGGQTGMSGFFPLQNMRGIEIEQFAVDLARVTLWMGHRLAVEELDLSERTLPLADLSGVRRADALQVEWPQADAIIGNPPYHGSQNLRRILDDDYVEFLRRRFDIGLKDLCVYWFRRAADAMRPGDHAGLVGTNSVSQNRARGASLNYVVEKGGVITSAVSRQKWPGEAVVNVSIVNWNQKPDPIPTEFELDGEPVAGINTRLEESLIPVEEYGPLAANRGRSFQGPIPAGDFYLDRAEAERLLSSPDADYGAVVRPYLIGDDITEDPQQKPRRHVIDLGARALEEAARYPAALEVVRQKVKPARDVNRDRGFRENWWRFGRPRGAMRDAIDDLDRFIAGNAQGKRFLFSWQSAEVCPSNLTNVFAFDDDYSMGVLTSSTHMAWALSESSTLRVDLRYTPTSCFEPFPWPQPSNDLRRRIAEASAELITRRQAICMERDFGLTVLYNEVDEGGWHEVKQLHMDLDKLVVRAYGWPPAVAGDPLEIKTRLAALHAAIQTEQLEYRPF; translated from the coding sequence TTGAGCGGCGAGGAGATTCGCGCCGCCTTGACCAAGTTCGTTGCCCGTTGGAGCGTGCGCGAGGGTAACGAGCGCAAAGAGGCTCAGACCTTTCTCAACGAGCTGTTCGAATGCTTCGGCACACGCCTCACCGACGTTGCGGATTTCGAGCGGTACCAGCCGGGTCGGGGATTCGCCGATCTACTTTGGGATCGGGTGTGCGTGATAGAGATGAAGTCGGCCACCGAGAGTCGCCGTTTATCACAGCATCGCCGTCAGGCTTTCGACTACTGGGAATTGGCCGCCGACAGGGCGCGCAACCTCCCTTCGCCGCCTTATGTCGTTCTCTGCTCGTTCAAGCGATTCGAGATATGGGAGCCCGGACGATTCCCGCGCGAGCCGCGCGCAACCTTCGACCTCGACGAGCTCCCAGACCGCTTCACCTCGCTCCTCTTCCTCGCGGGCGACGAACCGGTTTTCGCCGCGCGTCAAGAAGCGGTCACGATCGACGCTGCAGCTCGACTTGGCCGGCTGTTCGCTGCCCTGGACGAGCGCCGCGAAGGAGACCCGGACGAACGTCGCCGCTTCGTTCTGCAATGCGTCTGGTGCATGTTCGCCGAGGATCTCGGCCAGATCCCAGCCTACGGGTTCACTCGGATCGTCGACGATCTACTCGCCCACCCGCAGCGCTCGAGCGCTGATGACCTCGGGCGTCTCTTCGAGGTCCTCAACGACCCCGCGCGTGAGCGGCCCCGCGGCGGCGTATATGCCGGTGTGCCCTACGTAAACGGCTCGCTATTTGGCCGTCCCATGCGGCTCGACCTCGGTCCCGAGGAACTCACCCTGCTGCGCGAGGCGGCAGCGTCCAATTGGCGCGAGGTCCAGCCTTCAATCTTCGGCTCGCTGCTCCAAGACGTCTTCGGCCGTGAGAAGCAGTGGCAGCTCGGCGCTCACTACACCCACGAGGCGGAGATTCAGAAAGTCGTCGATCCGACCATCGTCCGCCCATGGCGCGAGCGCATCGACAACATCACGACGTTCCGTGATGTCTCCCGGGCGCAGGCCGATCTCATGCGATACGTGGTTCTTGATCCCGCGTGCGGGTCAGGCAACTTCCTCTACGTCGCATATCGCGAGCTCCGTCGTATCGAGGCCGAGCTAGGGAAGCTCGCAGAGCGCCTCGCAACGGAGGAGGGCCGCGGCGGCCAGACAGGGATGAGCGGATTCTTCCCGCTCCAGAACATGCGCGGCATCGAGATCGAGCAGTTCGCCGTCGACCTCGCTCGGGTGACCCTTTGGATGGGGCATCGGCTAGCCGTAGAAGAGCTCGACCTGAGCGAGCGCACTCTCCCGCTCGCGGATCTTTCAGGCGTCCGGCGGGCGGACGCTCTCCAGGTGGAATGGCCGCAGGCGGACGCGATCATCGGGAATCCGCCGTATCACGGGTCGCAGAACCTGCGGCGGATCTTGGATGACGACTACGTCGAGTTCCTGCGCCGTCGATTCGACATTGGCCTGAAGGACCTGTGCGTCTATTGGTTTCGCCGCGCCGCTGACGCGATGCGACCCGGTGACCACGCTGGTCTCGTCGGAACGAACTCCGTCAGTCAGAACCGAGCCCGCGGTGCAAGTCTCAACTACGTGGTCGAGAAGGGCGGTGTCATCACGAGTGCCGTCTCTCGCCAGAAGTGGCCCGGCGAGGCTGTGGTGAACGTGAGCATCGTGAACTGGAACCAGAAGCCGGATCCGATCCCGACCGAGTTCGAGCTCGACGGAGAGCCCGTGGCGGGTATCAATACGCGACTCGAAGAGTCGTTGATCCCTGTTGAGGAGTACGGGCCTCTCGCGGCGAATCGAGGTCGATCCTTCCAGGGTCCGATCCCGGCGGGTGACTTTTATCTCGACCGGGCGGAGGCTGAGCGGCTGCTCTCGAGCCCCGACGCTGACTACGGCGCTGTTGTGCGCCCCTACCTGATCGGTGACGACATCACCGAGGATCCCCAGCAGAAGCCCCGGCGTCATGTCATCGACCTCGGTGCGCGAGCGCTCGAAGAGGCCGCGCGGTATCCGGCGGCGTTGGAAGTCGTTCGTCAGAAGGTCAAGCCAGCAAGGGACGTGAATCGTGATCGTGGCTTTCGCGAGAACTGGTGGCGTTTTGGTCGGCCACGAGGCGCGATGCGGGATGCAATCGATGACCTGGACCGGTTCATCGCAGGGAATGCTCAGGGCAAGCGGTTCCTGTTCTCGTGGCAGTCCGCCGAGGTATGCCCGAGCAACCTCACCAATGTCTTCGCCTTCGACGACGACTACTCGATGGGGGTGTTGACCTCGTCAACCCACATGGCCTGGGCCCTATCTGAGTCGTCGACGCTACGAGTCGACCTGAGGTACACACCGACGTCCTGCTTCGAGCCGTTTCCCTGGCCGCAACCTTCGAACGACCTTCGACGCCGAATCGCCGAGGCCTCCGCCGAGTTGATTACCCGTCGTCAGGCGATCTGCATGGAGCGCGATTTCGGCCTGACAGTCCTGTACAACGAGGTCGACGAGGGTGGGTGGCACGAAGTCAAGCAACTTCACATGGATCTCGACAAGCTAGTTGTTCGAGCCTACGGCTGGCCGCCAGCTGTCGCTGGTGATCCGCTTGAGATCAAGACAAGGCTCGCCGCGTTACACGCCGCGATTCAGACTGAACAACTCGAGTATCGACCGTTCTAA
- the nhaA gene encoding Na+/H+ antiporter NhaA, producing the protein MAGDELDPYSERSAVRAPEPFPRPWLRSQRPVPRRLGRPLERFLSVETGSGAVLLLGAIAALVWANLSPGGYEDAWSQHLAIGIGSLEIDESLRHWISDLLMAVFFFLIALEVKREFLFGDLADRRVAAVPIAAAIGGMVVPAGLFLLINSGSGGEPSGWAIPIATDVAFALAVLAAIGRMAPSGLRAFLLTVAIADDIGTIVVIAIFYTSDLSLVWLGGALGAAALVWAFNRAGVRMISAYVALAGLLWITMHESGVHATIAGVIIGLLTPARPFHDPDVTAEAITHDLRRVLQTDDKEIEEGTMISTARLAREAAAPLTRMEHKLHPWSAYLILPLFALANAGIPLSGEVLSGVFTQPIGLGIVAGLLLGKPLGLLLASGLAVRGFGGSMPPGITVGAFAPLGLIAGIGFTVAIFIADLALTGEELAEAKAAILIGSALSAVLALTAFALRRPRTPRSG; encoded by the coding sequence ATGGCCGGCGACGAGCTCGACCCCTATTCGGAGCGCTCCGCGGTCCGCGCTCCCGAGCCCTTTCCGCGGCCCTGGCTTCGCTCGCAGCGGCCGGTGCCGCGCCGGCTCGGCAGGCCGCTCGAGCGCTTCCTGTCCGTCGAGACTGGCAGCGGCGCGGTCCTCCTGCTCGGCGCGATCGCCGCGCTGGTCTGGGCGAATCTCTCGCCGGGGGGCTACGAGGACGCCTGGAGCCAACACCTGGCGATCGGGATCGGCTCGCTCGAGATCGACGAGTCGCTGCGTCATTGGATCAGCGACCTGCTGATGGCGGTCTTCTTCTTCCTGATCGCGCTCGAGGTCAAGCGCGAGTTCCTGTTCGGAGACCTCGCCGACAGGCGCGTCGCGGCCGTGCCGATCGCCGCCGCGATCGGCGGGATGGTCGTCCCGGCGGGCCTCTTCCTGCTGATCAACTCGGGCTCGGGCGGGGAGCCGAGCGGCTGGGCGATCCCGATCGCCACGGACGTCGCGTTCGCGCTGGCTGTCCTGGCCGCGATCGGCCGCATGGCACCGAGCGGCCTACGCGCGTTCCTACTGACGGTCGCGATCGCCGACGACATCGGGACGATCGTCGTCATCGCGATCTTCTATACGAGCGATCTGTCGCTGGTCTGGCTCGGCGGAGCGCTGGGAGCGGCCGCGCTGGTATGGGCATTCAATCGGGCCGGGGTGCGGATGATCTCGGCATACGTCGCGCTCGCGGGGCTCCTGTGGATCACGATGCACGAGTCCGGCGTCCACGCGACGATCGCCGGGGTGATCATCGGCCTGCTGACGCCGGCGCGCCCCTTCCACGACCCCGACGTGACGGCCGAGGCGATCACCCACGACCTCCGGCGGGTGCTCCAGACCGACGACAAGGAGATCGAGGAGGGGACCATGATCAGCACCGCTCGCCTTGCGCGCGAGGCGGCGGCGCCGCTGACGCGGATGGAGCACAAGCTGCACCCGTGGAGCGCCTACCTGATCCTGCCCCTGTTCGCCCTCGCCAACGCCGGCATTCCGCTGAGCGGCGAAGTGCTCTCGGGCGTGTTCACGCAGCCGATCGGCCTCGGGATCGTCGCGGGACTCCTGCTCGGCAAGCCGCTCGGGCTGCTCCTGGCCAGCGGACTCGCCGTTCGCGGGTTCGGCGGCTCGATGCCGCCGGGGATCACGGTTGGAGCCTTCGCGCCGCTCGGGCTGATCGCCGGGATCGGGTTCACGGTCGCGATCTTCATCGCCGATCTCGCGCTGACAGGCGAGGAGCTCGCGGAGGCCAAGGCGGCGATCCTGATCGGCTCGGCGCTGTCGGCAGTCCTCGCCCTGACGGCGTTCGCGCTGCGCCGCCCGCGAACGCCGCGCAGCGGGTAG
- a CDS encoding NAD-dependent epimerase/dehydratase family protein, producing MGERVSALVTGARGFAGAWLCRGLLDAGRRVRTLDRTPLAAGRTSALTLLGLDSEVEQIEGDVRDASTVAQATEGAESVFHLAAQTLVGPAAEDPAETFDVNVRGTWVLLEACRAAEVDRVVVASSDKAYGPAPELPYRESMELRPAAPYEASKSAADVIARSYAPAFGLSVAVTRFANLYGGADTNWSRLVPEAIAAALDGRAPVLRSDGSPRRDLLHVFDAVAAYLAIDAALADGEGVGEAFNAGGGQPHAVGEVVTLITELAGTGVEPDIRGVGNPDGEIGSQWVDASKLSELTGWRARVGLREGLAQAIDWYRANPSVRPS from the coding sequence ATCGGCGAGCGCGTGAGCGCTCTCGTCACCGGCGCGCGCGGCTTCGCGGGCGCGTGGCTCTGCCGCGGCCTGCTCGACGCGGGCCGGCGGGTCAGGACGCTCGATCGCACGCCGCTCGCGGCGGGGCGGACCTCGGCGCTGACGCTCCTCGGCCTCGACTCGGAGGTCGAGCAGATCGAGGGCGATGTCCGCGACGCCTCCACCGTGGCGCAGGCGACGGAGGGGGCCGAATCCGTCTTCCACCTCGCCGCGCAGACGCTCGTCGGACCCGCGGCCGAGGATCCGGCCGAGACCTTCGACGTAAACGTCCGCGGAACCTGGGTGCTTCTCGAGGCGTGCCGCGCCGCCGAGGTCGATCGGGTCGTCGTGGCCTCGTCCGACAAGGCCTACGGCCCGGCGCCCGAGCTCCCCTACCGCGAGTCGATGGAGCTGCGTCCCGCTGCGCCATACGAGGCCTCGAAGTCAGCCGCGGACGTGATCGCGCGCAGCTACGCGCCGGCGTTCGGCCTGTCCGTCGCCGTGACCCGATTCGCGAACCTCTACGGGGGCGCCGACACGAACTGGTCGCGGCTCGTCCCCGAGGCGATCGCCGCCGCCCTCGACGGCCGGGCGCCCGTCCTGCGCTCGGACGGCTCACCGCGTCGCGACCTCCTCCACGTCTTCGACGCGGTCGCCGCCTACCTCGCGATCGACGCGGCGCTGGCGGATGGCGAGGGGGTGGGGGAGGCGTTCAACGCGGGCGGCGGGCAACCCCACGCGGTCGGCGAGGTGGTCACGCTGATCACCGAGCTCGCCGGGACCGGCGTCGAGCCCGACATCCGCGGCGTGGGAAACCCTGACGGCGAGATCGGCTCGCAGTGGGTCGACGCTTCGAAGCTCTCAGAGCTGACCGGGTGGCGGGCACGGGTCGGGTTGCGCGAGGGCCTCGCGCAGGCGATCGACTGGTACCGGGCCAACCCCTCCGTGCGCCCGTCCTGA
- a CDS encoding NTP transferase domain-containing protein → MAPRREVADIPVAILCGGRGTRLQEHTHAIPKPLVEIGSMPILWHVVRIYAAQGFRRFLLLTGYLGDQVAEFAASAEWPEPVELEAIDTGLDTPTGGRLAAIGDRLRAEGGTFCATYADGVADIDLSALLGFHSRHGGDGSMTVVRPYSQFGITNVGEDGLVTSFEEKPRLDDWVNGGFFCFEPPFLDLLEADSVLERDPLRRLAARGELHAYRHTGFWDCMDTYKDAVVLGDLWRGGTAPWAVWERHAAAASSRSASA, encoded by the coding sequence GTGGCGCCTAGGCGCGAGGTCGCCGATATCCCGGTCGCCATCCTCTGCGGTGGCCGCGGGACGCGACTTCAGGAACACACGCACGCGATCCCGAAACCGCTGGTCGAGATCGGGTCGATGCCGATCCTCTGGCACGTCGTGCGGATCTACGCGGCGCAGGGCTTCCGCCGTTTCCTGCTCCTGACCGGCTACCTCGGCGATCAGGTCGCCGAGTTCGCGGCTTCGGCCGAGTGGCCCGAGCCGGTCGAGCTCGAGGCGATCGATACGGGCCTCGACACGCCGACGGGCGGACGCCTCGCGGCGATCGGCGATCGCCTGCGCGCCGAGGGCGGGACGTTCTGCGCGACCTACGCCGACGGGGTCGCCGACATCGACCTCTCCGCGCTGCTCGGCTTCCACTCGCGCCACGGCGGGGACGGCTCGATGACCGTCGTCCGTCCCTACTCGCAGTTCGGGATCACGAACGTCGGCGAGGACGGGCTCGTGACCAGCTTCGAGGAGAAGCCGCGGCTCGACGACTGGGTCAACGGCGGCTTCTTCTGCTTCGAGCCGCCGTTCCTCGACCTGCTCGAGGCCGACAGCGTCCTCGAGCGCGACCCGCTGCGCAGACTCGCGGCCCGCGGCGAGCTCCACGCCTACCGCCACACGGGCTTCTGGGACTGCATGGACACCTACAAGGACGCCGTGGTCCTCGGCGACCTGTGGCGGGGCGGAACGGCCCCCTGGGCGGTGTGGGAGCGGCACGCGGCGGCCGCCTCGAGCCGATCGGCGAGCGCGTGA
- a CDS encoding amidase: MTGVGAGALAAPAAARRRRRSTSASELPSVAEVRGENLEPIEMLLIQQAVLLQAGELTSVELTQDYLDRIAEVNGPFETYGDNGLYNAFVRIDEEGALAAARAADRRLRKARRTGEAAPLLCGIPMGLKDSVATRGFRQLNGTVAYEGNVALDDSFAVAKLRAQGAVPLGITIASAFSGTIAGTFSSNAWDLDYVPGGSSRGSGVAPIARMCSIAMGEETGGSIIFPAACNGASAIKPSLGLASTSGVMPLSPGLDTIGPIGRSARDCALFYNAILGEDPFGDPLTLAVPPGFGPFSLKPRSGSSPLAGITIGINKTDWLTTPAGVQRGVDPQSLYGPDSAAAFERLIGELEGMGATVVEFNGVDYLDYSEESNPYYTDPTVLQTIDNYPVTPQAAVVNSNRYDIHYTEAIRDFAQTRSDEQESLLLAQYGRQPGSTSASGTGTKTWEAAIQIQADVSVFAREEGERRRRKFAANYKQAFDDAGSTSWSS; encoded by the coding sequence GTGACCGGCGTGGGCGCCGGCGCCCTGGCCGCACCGGCGGCCGCACGCCGCCGCCGTCGCTCCACGAGCGCCTCGGAGCTGCCGAGCGTCGCCGAGGTCCGCGGCGAGAACCTCGAGCCGATCGAGATGCTGCTGATCCAGCAGGCCGTCCTGCTTCAGGCAGGCGAGCTGACGTCGGTCGAGCTCACCCAGGACTACCTCGATCGGATCGCGGAGGTCAACGGGCCGTTCGAGACCTACGGCGACAACGGTCTCTACAACGCGTTCGTGCGGATCGACGAGGAAGGCGCCCTCGCCGCCGCCAGAGCGGCCGACAGGCGGCTGCGAAAGGCCCGGCGCACGGGCGAGGCGGCGCCGCTTCTTTGCGGCATACCGATGGGTCTCAAGGACTCCGTGGCGACGCGAGGATTCCGCCAGCTGAACGGCACGGTCGCCTACGAGGGCAACGTCGCGCTCGATGACTCCTTCGCCGTCGCGAAGCTCCGGGCGCAGGGCGCGGTCCCGCTCGGGATCACGATCGCCTCGGCGTTCTCTGGGACGATCGCCGGGACCTTCTCGTCGAACGCCTGGGACCTCGACTACGTACCCGGTGGATCGAGCCGGGGCTCCGGGGTGGCTCCGATCGCGCGGATGTGCTCGATCGCGATGGGGGAGGAGACCGGCGGGTCGATCATCTTCCCGGCCGCCTGCAACGGCGCGAGCGCGATCAAGCCGTCGCTCGGCCTCGCCTCGACCTCCGGCGTCATGCCGCTGTCCCCGGGCCTCGACACGATCGGCCCGATCGGGCGCTCCGCGCGTGACTGCGCGCTCTTCTACAACGCGATCCTCGGCGAGGATCCGTTCGGAGACCCGCTGACGCTGGCCGTTCCGCCCGGTTTCGGTCCGTTCTCGCTCAAGCCGCGCAGTGGATCGAGTCCGCTGGCCGGGATCACGATCGGGATCAACAAGACCGACTGGCTGACCACGCCCGCCGGCGTCCAGCGCGGCGTCGATCCGCAGTCGCTCTACGGTCCCGACAGCGCCGCGGCGTTCGAGCGCCTGATCGGCGAGCTCGAGGGGATGGGCGCGACGGTCGTCGAGTTCAACGGCGTCGATTACCTCGACTACTCCGAGGAGTCGAACCCGTACTACACCGACCCGACCGTCCTGCAGACGATCGACAACTACCCGGTCACCCCGCAGGCGGCGGTCGTCAACTCGAATCGCTACGACATTCACTACACCGAGGCGATCCGCGACTTCGCGCAGACCCGCTCGGACGAGCAGGAGTCGCTGCTGCTGGCCCAGTACGGCCGCCAGCCGGGGAGCACGTCGGCCAGCGGAACCGGAACGAAGACCTGGGAGGCGGCGATCCAGATCCAGGCCGATGTCAGCGTCTTCGCCCGTGAGGAGGGCGAGCGACGGCGGCGCAAGTTCGCCGCCAACTACAAGCAGGCGTTCGACGACGCCGGGTCGACTTCATGGTCGTCCTGA
- a CDS encoding iron-containing alcohol dehydrogenase: MTQSAAGNESVFTLEATPIKYGPGASAEAGWELRRLGVSRAMLVTDPGVREAGHADRVREVIEAEGIEVEVYDRSRVEPTIDSLVEACEAVREAGVDGIVSVGGGSSIDTAKVANLVNSEAVDPASLIEFVNPPVGEGRKPSAPLGPHLAIPTTAGTGSEATTVAILDLPDLRVKSGISHRYMRPTQGIVDPDLTRTVAAEVTSSTGLDVVCHAAESYISKPFDSRPAPESPDDRPPYQGANPVADVWSAKALEFGGRYLRRAVADAEDIEARGRMMLAATMAGVGFGSAGVHIPHACAYPIAGLKHEFRPAGYPTDHGFVPHGWSVIVTSPAAFRFTYEAAPERHHEVAELLAGEAIPDPGPDTLPEILLALMRDVGAPSGVAELGYSEDDVPELVDGALKQQRLLNIAPRDPSADDLAHIFNASMRNW, from the coding sequence ATGACCCAGAGCGCGGCGGGCAACGAGTCGGTCTTCACCCTCGAGGCGACCCCGATCAAGTACGGGCCGGGGGCCTCGGCGGAGGCCGGGTGGGAGCTGCGGCGTCTCGGGGTGTCACGCGCGATGCTCGTCACGGACCCCGGCGTTCGCGAGGCCGGTCACGCCGATCGCGTCCGCGAGGTGATCGAGGCCGAGGGCATCGAGGTCGAGGTCTACGACCGCTCGAGGGTCGAGCCGACGATCGACTCGCTCGTCGAGGCGTGCGAGGCGGTCCGCGAGGCGGGGGTCGACGGCATCGTCTCGGTCGGCGGCGGCTCGTCGATCGACACGGCGAAGGTCGCCAATCTCGTCAACTCCGAAGCGGTCGACCCCGCTTCGCTGATCGAGTTCGTCAACCCGCCGGTCGGCGAGGGGCGGAAGCCGTCCGCGCCGCTCGGTCCGCACCTCGCGATCCCGACCACGGCCGGAACCGGAAGCGAGGCGACGACGGTCGCGATCCTCGATCTCCCCGATCTGCGGGTCAAGTCGGGCATCTCGCACCGCTACATGCGCCCGACCCAGGGGATCGTCGATCCCGATCTGACGCGGACGGTCGCCGCGGAGGTGACCTCCTCGACTGGCCTCGACGTCGTCTGCCACGCCGCCGAGAGCTACATCTCGAAGCCCTTCGACTCGCGCCCAGCCCCGGAGTCACCGGACGATCGGCCGCCCTACCAGGGCGCGAACCCCGTCGCCGACGTCTGGTCGGCGAAAGCGCTCGAGTTCGGCGGGCGCTACCTGCGCCGCGCGGTGGCCGACGCCGAGGACATCGAGGCGCGTGGGCGGATGATGCTCGCGGCGACGATGGCCGGCGTCGGGTTCGGGTCGGCGGGCGTCCACATCCCGCACGCCTGCGCGTATCCGATCGCCGGGCTGAAGCACGAGTTCCGGCCGGCGGGCTACCCAACCGACCACGGCTTCGTCCCGCACGGCTGGTCGGTCATCGTCACCTCGCCGGCGGCTTTCCGCTTCACCTACGAGGCGGCGCCGGAGCGCCACCACGAGGTCGCGGAGCTGCTCGCGGGCGAGGCGATCCCGGACCCGGGACCCGACACGCTCCCCGAGATCCTGCTCGCGCTGATGCGAGACGTCGGCGCGCCGAGCGGCGTCGCCGAGCTCGGCTACTCCGAGGACGATGTGCCGGAACTCGTCGACGGCGCGCTCAAGCAGCAGCGACTCCTCAACATCGCACCCCGCGACCCCTCCGCCGACGACCTCGCACACATCTTCAACGCCTCGATGCGCAACTGGTGA
- a CDS encoding SDR family oxidoreductase — protein sequence MRRPSLLLGQQPRLTGSFLSGRDASALAFESKMTAFMLGEPEARSAVESTIPLARIGEPDDIAGLAIFLASRAGAYLTATVIPLDGGYSGAG from the coding sequence ATGCGCCGCCCATCATTACTGCTCGGCCAGCAGCCGCGCCTCACTGGCTCCTTTTTGAGCGGTAGAGATGCCTCGGCCCTAGCCTTCGAGAGCAAGATGACCGCGTTCATGCTCGGTGAGCCCGAGGCCCGCAGCGCGGTTGAGTCGACGATCCCTCTCGCGCGGATCGGCGAGCCCGATGACATCGCCGGCCTCGCGATCTTCCTCGCCTCGCGCGCCGGCGCCTACCTGACCGCGACGGTCATCCCACTCGACGGCGGCTACTCGGGCGCGGGCTGA
- a CDS encoding DUF262 domain-containing protein, with the protein MKADTRTLQTVFQGERQFVVPVYQRPYVWVREKQWEPLWDDIEATAIRLAEARKEANAHGQDAATADQSAAPHFLGALVIEDQPVMTGDVDSRLVVDGQQRLTTLQLLLRGVLDAIEELGSNTKLRARLRKVTQNDDEVVSPSQLSKVSPRVSERPLFEAAMNPVAPPADDSLFAAGREFFASTAADFLADGEIPFDPFGPDDPIESRANLLVATLLGLVKLVVIDLEDADDAQVIFEALNARNTPLSATDLVKNLLFLRAQALGHNPEELYEGVWRRFDDESVWWLQLEGTGHAQRARQDWLLGDWLIAQTGRTINVGRLYGEFRRWLDESGIAPFEALETLGRYADAYEALNGRREGPSDAELTAFRRIQSLNITVAMPVMLWLFVETPARISATDRERAVLAIESFVIRRMAAKMQTRGYGPVFVEVLAAAQASEDVARGVIDALRGSPAGYVWPALSDVDESFRFGRYYGPGGMNQERLRLLLGEIDRLLQSDAMKSESLEFDYPRLQVEHVIPQKWREHWPVETTSEARPAAELLREQHVNRIGNLTLTNDRLNPAMGNDPWEAKRAELEKHSKLELNAALVREETWNEDRIQDRGTSLAIDLERVWPGPEDENRWGPFPPDGGRG; encoded by the coding sequence ATGAAGGCGGATACTCGTACCCTGCAGACGGTCTTTCAGGGAGAACGGCAGTTCGTAGTCCCGGTCTACCAGCGGCCCTATGTGTGGGTCCGTGAGAAGCAATGGGAGCCTCTCTGGGACGACATCGAGGCCACGGCTATCAGGCTCGCTGAGGCTAGGAAGGAAGCCAACGCCCACGGTCAGGACGCGGCGACCGCGGACCAGTCAGCGGCGCCTCACTTTCTCGGCGCCTTAGTAATCGAGGACCAGCCAGTGATGACGGGCGACGTAGACAGTCGACTGGTAGTCGACGGGCAGCAAAGGCTCACGACGCTTCAGTTGTTGCTTCGCGGAGTGCTTGACGCGATCGAGGAGCTTGGCAGCAACACCAAACTCCGTGCGCGCTTGCGGAAGGTCACTCAGAACGACGACGAGGTCGTTTCACCCTCACAGCTTTCTAAGGTTTCTCCGCGCGTTTCAGAGCGCCCACTGTTCGAGGCGGCGATGAACCCGGTCGCACCGCCAGCCGACGACTCACTGTTCGCCGCGGGCAGAGAGTTCTTCGCCTCAACCGCCGCCGATTTCCTAGCCGACGGGGAGATTCCATTCGATCCGTTCGGACCGGACGACCCGATCGAATCACGTGCAAATCTCTTGGTCGCGACCCTGTTGGGTCTCGTGAAGCTGGTCGTGATCGACCTTGAGGACGCGGATGACGCTCAGGTCATCTTCGAGGCCTTGAATGCGCGGAACACACCCTTGTCGGCCACCGATCTTGTCAAGAACCTTCTGTTCCTTCGGGCCCAAGCGCTTGGCCATAACCCCGAGGAACTCTATGAAGGCGTATGGCGACGGTTCGATGATGAGTCAGTCTGGTGGCTGCAACTCGAGGGCACGGGACACGCACAAAGGGCCCGACAAGATTGGCTCTTGGGCGACTGGCTCATCGCGCAGACGGGACGCACGATCAATGTCGGACGGCTCTACGGCGAGTTCCGGCGCTGGCTCGACGAGTCAGGGATCGCGCCATTCGAAGCACTAGAGACCCTGGGGCGATATGCGGACGCCTACGAGGCCCTCAACGGCCGACGCGAGGGACCTTCCGATGCCGAGTTGACCGCCTTCCGGAGGATCCAGAGCCTCAACATCACCGTGGCGATGCCGGTCATGCTCTGGCTCTTTGTCGAAACGCCCGCCCGAATATCCGCTACTGATCGCGAGCGTGCCGTCCTCGCGATCGAATCATTCGTAATACGTCGAATGGCGGCCAAGATGCAAACGCGTGGGTATGGACCAGTGTTTGTCGAGGTCCTTGCGGCGGCTCAGGCGAGCGAGGACGTTGCGCGGGGCGTTATTGACGCCCTGCGCGGGTCGCCCGCGGGATACGTATGGCCCGCCCTGAGTGACGTGGACGAGTCTTTCCGGTTCGGTCGGTATTACGGACCGGGAGGCATGAACCAAGAGCGGCTTAGATTGCTGCTCGGCGAGATTGACCGCTTGCTTCAGAGCGACGCCATGAAAAGCGAGAGTCTCGAGTTTGACTACCCACGACTGCAGGTTGAGCACGTCATACCGCAGAAGTGGCGAGAGCACTGGCCTGTAGAGACGACTTCCGAAGCGAGGCCGGCGGCCGAGCTACTGCGCGAGCAGCACGTCAATAGAATCGGCAACCTGACCCTGACCAATGATCGCCTCAACCCTGCAATGGGGAACGATCCTTGGGAGGCTAAGCGCGCGGAGCTTGAGAAACACAGCAAACTCGAACTGAACGCTGCTTTGGTGCGGGAAGAGACCTGGAACGAGGACCGCATTCAGGATCGTGGAACCTCCCTCGCTATCGACCTGGAGAGGGTGTGGCCGGGCCCTGAGGACGAGAACCGTTGGGGGCCTTTCCCACCCGACGGGGGTCGGGGTTAG